The Entelurus aequoreus isolate RoL-2023_Sb linkage group LG23, RoL_Eaeq_v1.1, whole genome shotgun sequence genome has a window encoding:
- the LOC133640676 gene encoding zinc finger protein OZF-like yields the protein MDAVFKKHQVVLHRTDIVEEHLPEQQEWTYRKEQEEPQPPHIKEEDEEPKFSHIKEEEEEHRISQEGEHLEGLDAFPVIGVPVKGEDGEVKGESEEKREAEPPSSSSTQHMTTEADGDHCGGSQADKLLAPLSDSEDTTSHSPDTDDEHSKDDKTCHTDNTHFTCSLCDKTFNRRSHLKRHMRIHSGEKPFACSICAKRFIQNTDLGKHMRTHTGEKTFMCSICSKSFSQKAYLVTHTRTHTGEKPFICSVCGKGFLQNQDLKRHMRTHTGEKPFVCSYCGKGFLQNEDLKRHMRKHTGDKPFMCSVCSKRFSQKANLIIHTRTHTGEKPFICSVCSKGFLQNQDLKKHMRIHTGEKTECSVCSKKLSQKQHLKAHMRRHTGEKPFSCSICVKEFAQRQCLKRHMATHTGEKPFSCSSCNKRFCEKTRLVVHMRTHTRETTLSCSACGERFSSKYQCKKHKCAGENSSSK from the exons atggacgctgttttcaagaaacatcaagttgtgttacacagaacag acatcGTTGAAGAACATCTCCCTGAGCAGCAGGAGTGGACCTATCGTAAGGAacaggaggagccacagccccctcacattaaagaagAAGATGAGGAGCCAAAGTTttctcacattaaagaggaagaggaggaacaccgcatcagtcaggagggagagcatcttgaaggGTTAGACGCATTCCCAGTGATTGGTGTCCCCGTAAAGGGTGAAGAtggtgaggtcaaaggtgaaagtgaggagaagagagaggcggagcctccaagcagcagctcaactcaacacatgacaacagaagctgatggagaccactgtggaggatcacaagcagacaagctcttagctccactatcagatagtgaggacacaacgtcacactctcctgacactgatgatgaacactctaaagatgataagacatgtcacactgacaacacacacttcacatgttctctctgtgacaaaacctttaatCGTCGTAGTCATCTGAAgagacacatgagaatacactcAGGAGAAAAACCGTTTGCATGTTCAATCTGTGCTAAAAGATTTATACAAAATACTGATTTGggaaaacacatgagaacacacaccggagaaaaaacattcatgtgctCGATTTGTAGTAAAAGCTTCTCCCAGAAAGCGTATTTGGTtacacacacaagaacacacactggtgaaaaacctttcatCTGTTCAGTCTGCGGTAAAGGTTTTCTCCAAAACCAagatttgaaaagacacatgagaacacacactggcgaAAAGCCGTTTGTCTGTTCATACTGTGGCAAAGGTTTTCTGCAAAATGAagatttgaaaagacacatgagaaaacacacgggagacaaaccattcatgtgctcagtTTGTAGTAAAAGATTCTCCCAGAAAGCAAATTTGATAatacacacaagaacacacactggtgaaaaaccttttatctgttcagtctgtagtaaaggttttctCCAAAATCAAGATTTGAAAAAACACATGAGAATCCACACTGGTGAAAAAACCGAGTGCTCAGTGTGCAGTAAAAAATTATCTCAGAAGCAACATTTGAAAGCGCACATGAGgagacacaccggagaaaaacccttttcctgttcaatctgcgtCAAAGAGTTTGCACAGAGGCAATGTCTAAAAAGGCACATGGCAACGCACACCGGTGAAAAGCCCTTTTCTTGTTCGAGTTgcaacaaaagattttgtgaaaaAACAAGACTTGTggtacacatgagaacgcacactagGGAGACAACACTGAGTTGCAGTgcgtgtggtgaaagattctcttctaagtaccagtgtaagaaacacaagtgtgctggtgagaacagcagcagcaaatga
- the LOC133640588 gene encoding piggyBac transposable element-derived protein 4-like: MCERTIAEYEMDLSPTKEEKARQQLLDTYYRKHHQIGLHTDAQQPPHIKEEEEEMWITQEKECLRKQEEAEFPLTVVSVKTEDHEDKPPESSQLHHSPKGEDSEEDVSEFEDHISENSESDSDSEEDDEIEHQPVPKQRRATGPGLQQPAPGLSRQQPAPGPSRQQPAPGPSSQQPAPGPSSRQPAPGPSSQQPAPGPSSQQPAPGPERASQHGASEEIWMSKNSEIEWSSRPRKEPPCKAANVISMQPGPTLMAVTHTQDIKSSFELFIPDSIQEIILDCTNLDGRRVFGERWKEMDQTQLHAYFGVLILAGVFRSKGESAESLWDAQTGREIFRATMSLENFHIISRIIRFDHRDDRPARRQRDKLAAIRTVWDKWVRRLPLLYNPGPNVTIDEQLVPFRGRCPFRQYIPSKPAKYGIKIWAACDATSSYAWNLQVYTGKPDGEAPEKNQGMRVVLDMSQGLSGHNITCDNFFTSHKLGQELLKRKLTMVGTIRKNSSELPPQLLTSKNRPVKSSKFVYTADTSLVSYVPKKGKNVVLMSTLHGDGRICDQEPHKPEIIMDYNATTGGVDNMDKLVMAYSCKQRTLRWPLVIFFDMLDISAYNAFVIWMALNPEWKRTKLQKRRLFLEDLGKALVRPQIERRKHIPGTPASAAMVRRIQGENAGALSTQPTEPQSAGPEVVNTSNKKKRCEVCRPKLDRKTQYTCIKCKKYICNTHTVKLCPSCVV, translated from the exons atgtgcgaaagaacgatagcagagtacgagatGGATCTttctccaacaaaagaggagaaggcgcGACAACAACTACTGGACACCTATTACAGGAAACACCATCAAATTGGGTTACATACAG acgcccagcagcccccccacattaaagaggaagaggaggaaatgTGGATCACTCAGGAGAAAGAGTGTCTTAGAAAGCAGGAGGAGGCtgagtttccactgactgttgtctctgtgaagactgaagaccatgaagacaaaccacctgagtcctcacagcttcatcacagtccaa AGGGAGAGGATTCAGAAGAAGACGTTTCAGAATTTGAGGATCACATTTCTGAAAATTCAGAGTCTGACAGTGACTCTGAAGAAGATGATGAGATTGAGCATCAGCCAGTTCCAAAACAAAGACGAGCCACAGGACCAGGCCTTCAGCAGCCAGCCCCAGGACTAAGCCGTCAACAGCCAGCCCCAGGACCAAGCCGTCAACAGCCAGCCCCAGGACCAAGCAGTCAGCAGCCAGCCCCAGGACCAAGCAGTCGGCAGCCAGCCCCAGGACCAAGCAGTCAGCAGCCAGCCCCAGGACCAAGCAGTCAGCAGCCAGCCCCAGGCCCAGAACGAGCCAGTCAGCATGGAGCAAGTGAGGAAATATGGATGTCAAAAAATTCTGAAATTGAATGGTCTTCTCGCCCAAGAAAAGAGCCACCCTGCAAGGCTGCCAATGTGATAAGTATGCAACCAGGGCCAACACTGATGGCAGTTACTCACACACAGGACATCAAGTCTTCTTTTGAGCTTTTCATCCCAGATTCCATCCAGGAAATTATTCTTGACTGCACTAATTTAGATGGAAGACGTGTTTTTGGAGAGAGGTGGAAGGAAATGGACCAAACCCAATTACATGCTTACTTCGGAGTTCTCATCCTTGCTGGAGTTTTCAGGTCCAAAGGGGAATCCgcagaatccctgtgggatgcacaaactggcagagaaattttccgtgcaacaatGTCTCTGGAAAACTTTCACATCATTTCCAGGATTATCCGCTTTGACCACCGAGATGACAGACCAGCTCGACGGCAGAGAGACAAACTAGCTGCCATCAGGACAGTGTGGGACAAGTGGGTGCGCCGCCTCCCCCTGCTGTACAACCCTGGGCCAAATGTCACCATTGATGAACAGCTGGTGCCATTTAGGGGCCGCTGCCCCTTTCGGCAGTATATACCATCTAAACCTGCAAAGTATGGTATAAAGATCTGGGCTGCCTGTGATGCCACTTCCTCATATGCTTGGAACTTACAAGTCTACACAGGAAAACCTGATGGAGAAGCCCCTGAGAAAAACCAAGGAATGAGAGTTGTCCTCGACATGTCTCAGGGACTCAGTGGACACAACATCACATGCGACAATTTTTTTACCTCGCACAAACTGGGACAGGAGCTCCTGAAGAGGAAGCTGACCATGGTGGGAACAATAAGGAAAAACAGCTCAGAGCTCCCACCTCAACTGCTGACTTCAAAGAACAGGCCTGTCAAGTCTTCTAAGTTTGTATACACGGCTGACACCTCCCTGGTATCCTACGTGCCAAAGAAAGGCAAGAATGTGGTACTCATGAGTACACTGCACGGGGATGGAAGAATCTGTGACCAGGAACCTCACAAACCAGAGATCATCATGGATTATAATGCCACAACAGGAGGGGTAGACAACATGGACAAGCTGGTGATGGCCTACAGCTGCAAACAGAGGACTCTACGCTGGCCACTGGTGATATTCTTTGACATGTTGGACATCTCAGCGTACAATGCCTTTGTCATTTGGATGGCACTGAACCCAGAGTGGAAACGAACGAAGCTCCAGAAAAGACGGCTCTTTCTTGAGGATCTGGGAAAGGCATTGGTGAGACCACAAATCGAGAGAAGGAAACATATCCCCGGAACCCCAGCCTCTGCAGCCATGGTGAGGAGGATTCAGGGGGAGAATGCTGGTGCCCTGTCCACCCAACCTACAGAACCACAATCTGCAGGGCCTGAA GTTGTGAACACCAGCAACAAGAAGAAGCGGTGCGAAGTGTGCAGACCCAAGTTGGACAGGAAAACACAATATACATGCATCAAGTGCAAAAAGTAtatctgcaacacacacacagtaaagctctgcccctcatGTGTTGTATAG